Genomic segment of Pelmatolapia mariae isolate MD_Pm_ZW linkage group LG6, Pm_UMD_F_2, whole genome shotgun sequence:
TTATaacaaaaaactatttaaaaaggTGTAAAAAAGTACTATTGctgaaaacatttaataaattatacTTTATAAAGTAAATGAATATATTTGAGttcttcctgtttctttttgAATAATGTGTTTGTCAGTAAGAAGGATGTAAAGCTGATGATGAGATTCACTCATGATGTGATCTTATAATGACTTGCAAGATAATTCTTCCTGGTTTCAAGACACTGAGAAGCGAAAATTGTTGCCCTCCTTCTCTGAAACTGTCAACTTTACAAAGCCAGCAGTTGGCCTGTGGGTCAAATGTTTGAAACTTATTTTGGAAATATGAAATTAATCCATTCACAGGTGAACCGGTTGTGTTTGTGAGGTTTCAATTAGCCTTTGTAAAGGGGCCAAACATTAATACAGAGCACAACAGCAGTCTGCATGGCTTTATACGAAGGTAAATAACAATCATAAAATCATTTAGAAACACAATTTATCTACATGGTCACAGAATACAGTCAGAACATTCAGTGCAAAATGTAACTTATACATTTAAGTATATTTTGTGTTAAAAGGTTAGATGGATACAGAACATGATCCTACAGAGCTGTCTATTCAGCCAGGTCAGCCTGGCACAGAAAGGACTTCTGTGGCCTTTGTTGCTCAGCTTTAACAATATGAGTCCTTCCCATCAACTCAGTTGCACCACACTGTTATCTGTGTAGGCTAAACCTATTTGATGCAGAGGGCCTCACAATATGCGATTTTCACGGCACATCGAAACATTAGTAGTTGAAAGGTGAACTTACTGTAACATcaacagaaaaaagtaaatgaaaaataataacgaTAAAAAAATGTTCCAAAAGCTATGTACATGTTAAACTAagatttagtttttaaaaaaaatatatattatattttaaaaattgcgAGTGAATGCTCGTTTTCCCACTATGTTCATCTTGTAGGAAAGTTATCCAAATGACATAACACACACATCTGAGAATATCCAGCAAACCAATCTCTGGTTATCTGaatattttatgttatattatatAGTAGAGAAACAGGGAGATGTTTCATGACTTGCTGCAACCAGAGACGTGTTTAATGGTGGAGACACGGAGAGGTCCGTCAGTTTATTCCTGCTTGTTATATTATGGTTAACGTGACTCTCAGCCCGTTACGGACAGTCGGCTGCTGGCTGTTGAGTTTACCCTGGTTTATATTTTAGTGGTAGTAAAGTCTAAACGAGTTTATGTTTAAATACACGTATCATGTCAGaggctaaataaaaaaaaagaagaagacaaaaaaagtgTGTGATAGATAATCAGACCATCTTAACGCAGTCAGGTTGCTATTTTAGCGCAGTCCTACGAACAAAGTACAGAAGACTATTTAAATAACAGTTTAAAACATGACGTAAATCTAATTTAAAAGCCTCTTGTCAGGCACTGTCCAACTTTAAAGACCCGCAAAGTTCAGACAGGAAACCTTGGTTGTACTTTACACTTACGTGAGGCGAtgattaataattatttttaaaagatgaGACTTAGATCAGATGTTTTCTGTCTATATATTTTGGCTAAATGCTTTTTCACTAATCACTGTTAAAGAACTTGACTTTTGATTGTTCCCCACTATTGTTGCAGACCTAACCCTAGCtaataattacataaatatgCAGTCACGTGCATGCAGTAATGTAATTCTTAATggctttgaaaatgttttattgcttCTATATCCAAATATACAATAAAACACTCATGCAAATGTGCATGTCCAAGAGGCGCCGCGGACACACGCAGCGGCTGCTCCCCATCCTGACAAAACagtgtttctgtctttgttttgctctttttcttgtttttcacaACACTCATACAGTAGTGAGCTCCTCAAAATCAAGAGAAGCAAATCCACTAACTTTTTAATCACGGAAGAGCTATGAACCACACTGAGAAACTGTGGACTGCTTTGGAGGCATCTACCACCAGCAACCCCTGCTACTACACCTCGCCCACAGTGGAAAAGTCGGGGGCATCTACCATCAGCAACCCCTGTCACAAGATCTTGCCTACAGTGGAAATGTCTCAGGTGGTGCGAGAGGAGACAGAGCGGGGAGGCATCCGGAGCAGGCTAGCGGCTAATCCACACAAACCCGCTATTCCCACCATCGTACTGTCCAACGTGCACTCCCTGGACAACAAGCTGGATCATGTACGCTTACTTCAGTCCACCTTGAAGTCAGTGAGAGAGTGTTGTGTCACCGTCTTTGTGGAAACTTGGCTTAATAATAACATCACCGACACCGCCATTCAACTTGACCGGCTAACATGCTTTCGAGCAGACAGAGCTCACTCTGTGTTTACATCAACGATGGCTGGTGCCCTGATTCTGTTGTGGCTTGCAAACACTGTTCACCTCTGCTGGAGCTTATGATCATCAAATGCAGACCGTTCTACCTACTGAGGGAAATTTCAGCCATAGTGTTTGTTGCTGACTCTATCCCTCCCTGCttcaataacaacaacaggagTGAGGCACTGAATAAACTGTATCAGCATGTCAGGGAGCAGCAGATGGCCCACCCAGATGCTTTTCTTGTCCTAGCGGGTGATTTCAATCATGCAGATCCAAAGACTGTGCTTCCCAAACTGCACAAACACTGAATTTCCCACACGAGGAAACAACATTTTGGACAATGTTTTCACCACCCTGAGAGGAGattacaaagccctccccctcCCCGACCTTGGTgcctctgatcacatcactgtTATGCTAATGCAAGCATACAGACCCCTGGTCAAAGTCACCAAACCAGTTTGTAAGCAGGTACGTGTGTGGCCAGAAGTGTTCTCAAAGGCACTGCAAGACTGCTTTTCCACCACAGATGGGGAGATCTTTAAACAGGCCGCCACACACAGCAACACCACAGGCCTGCAGGAAACTGTCATTGGCTACATCTCAAAATGCATCGATGACATCACAGAGACCAGGAACATCACTGTCCGGGCCAACCCGCTCCTGAGGGTGAGAAACGCAGCCTTCAGAGCTGGGGGGGAGGTGAGCCTAAGAACAGCAAGGGCAAAACTGTCATGTGGCATAAGAGAGGCAAAAAGGCAGTACTCCAGGAGGATTTCTCAAAGCTTCAGTGACAGCAGAGACACTCGGAGGCTGTGGCAAGGGATACAGACCATCAAAGGCTACAAGCCCACTCCGCAGACTGTGGACAGAAGACTCCACCCTCCCCCCAACGATCGGGTGGTGACACTATCCCATGACAGTGTGTACCGAAGAAGTCATCTCCCTCCTACTTTAATGACGACTGTCCGGTCGCACTCACCTCCATcattatgaagtgctttgaaaGGTTAGTCATGCTTCAAATAAAGACATCTCTTCCCCCAACCTGGATCCATTTCAGTTCGCATACCTGTCAAACCACTCAACCGACTCAACTGCCCTTCACTCAGCCCTCACACATCTGGACACTAGAGACTCATACGTTAGAATGCTGTtcatagacttcagttcagcattcaacaccatcattCCCCAGCAACTTATTCACGAACTGGATCTGCTGGGGATCAGCACCTCGCTGTGTAACTGGCTGCTGGATTTcctgacaggaagacacctCCAGCACAAGAACACTGAATACAGGGGCTCCCCAAGGATGTGTCTTGAGCCCCCTGctcttcactctgctgaccCACGACTGCACACCATCACACAACTCCAACCTTTTCATCAagtatgcagatgacacaactGTGGTAGGTCACATCAGCAACAACAATGAGACCTGCTACAGGAGTGAAGTTAACCATCTggcagcaacaacaacctgtCCCTGAATGTGGAGAAGACTAAGGAGATCCTCATAGACTTCGGGAGAACTCACACCCTGCACACCCCACTAACCATCAAtggtgctgctgtggagagGGTAAGCAGCACCACGTTCCTGGGTGCGCACATCTCAGAAGATCTCTCCTGGTCAAAAAATACTGCATCACTGGTCAGTAAAGTCCAACAGCAACTCTACTTCCTCCACAAACTGATGAGAGCAAGAGCCTCAACCCCTACAACCTTCTACAGAGGcaccattgagagcatcctaaccagctgcatcactgtgtggtgTGGCTCCTGCACTGGGTCCTGCTGAAAAAAGATACAACGGGTAGTGAGAGCAGCGGAGAGGATCGTGGGTACTtctcttccctccctccaggagATCTACTGCACCCGCCTCATCCGTAAAGCCCTCTGCATCACAGGTGACTCCACTCATACGTCcaacagcttcttcagtttgctgCCATTAGGAAGGAGACTGAAGAGCCTCCGGGCCAGAACAAGCAGACTGAAAGACAGCTTCGTCCATCAGTCAGGATGCTGAATGGAGATCATGTGTGCTCTCGCACAGACCTGCATTCACCTCTTTCCTCTgaagcccccccacccccctaaACATACAAACTCTGACCCACCACCATTGCCCTTTCACTGACTGCCCCACTCCCACTGCACACGAACTTGCCCACAATCACTATGATTGCGCTGGACACTGCTGTTTAAATAATTGTTAAGTATTGTATTGTGCataagacttttattttattttattttatttttttacttttttatctttatatttttagtgtACACTCAGGGCCATGGGAGCATTGCAATTTCAAATTCCTGTGTATGACTATACATATGGTCTTTGAcaataaagctgactttgactttgactatatgtgtgtgtgggtatatACATGATAAAAAAATCATCAAGGCTCCAGTGTGAGTTAGAATTCTTTCAAAATGATGTGAAGGACCTTTAAAGCCATATATGAAACAATTACTGCAAGAATTTGCTGCTAAATGTGGTTTTACAAGGGgtgtacatattttttttttccacaggatTTTGTACACTCCTCACCACATTTTCATTCTCAAATGactgtatgtatatttttactTCACTTACTATAATGTATTAACAAGCCATAAAAAGACAGCTTCCCCATGTGTGAAATAGGTGTGAAAGAAGTAAAACACATCATTGTGGGATTGTGGGTGTTAAAATCGTAaggtacaaaagaaaaaaaaaggtataaaaGAGCGTGGTGCAACTAAAACTTCACTCTTTTATCTTCACTACACTCTAGGTAAGGATAATAGAAGGTACTGACCAAAGCTTTCTGCCAGCTGTCAAGGTAAGACCATCAAGTCCTTTGTTCcatatgattttctttttgtccttTGGTTAATACTTTAGTGTAGTGGCTCTGAAAATATTGGTCATGCTCCAGTGGAGGTGCATGAAATCACTGCATGACCAGTGGAAACTAGATAAGATGGTTAATGTAACAAAACTATGCAAAACACGAGTTATTTCAAAATTCAACTGCttacagtttattttgtaaTCGTGAAATATTATATGTTCTTAGTTGTTTAAAAGTAGAGTAACATGTTTAGCCAAATATTCTaattaaattgctggctgtctgagtgatgTTCAAAAAATGATGTGGGCTTTAAAGATAAATGAAAAACGTTTTAAGTTTTGTTATTAGAGACAGCATCCATCCCATTTGGAGGGAGCAACTCTTATTTCTAGAAATGtggcttatccgggggaacaccaaagTGTTCcgaggccagccgagagatataatctctccagcatgtcctagGTTTGTCCTCTTCTAAGTCCCTGTCAGTAAATTATTTACTAGTTAATCATCATATTTATTTACTCTGCCTTTCACCCTCCATTTTCTTCGGTGCCATGTGCCAAAACAGTGCAGAGAAACTACTTAAACTCTACTCCCACGGAGGTCAATTATATTGTTAATATTGTTGCATCCTCACTGTGTAtcactctggatactgtagctcctcaGAATTTGAAAGCCTTGaatcagaagtacttgactTGCTGGTGTAATTCTCGTATTTgcaccttaaagcagataaccCATAAGATGGAGAGGACATAGTGTTTGACTAATTTAGAAGATCTACATTTACGctttataaaataaaacccTCTGTAAATCTAGAACaccttactattcatcactggttaaagaaaataagaacaatccCAGGTTTCTcctcagcactgtagccaggctgacaaacagtaaATGCTCTATCAAGCCACATAAATTTCTTCACACATAAAGTTTTAGCtattagagaaaaaatgatCTTGCTGACAGAAATTATACCACTTGTTGAGCAACTCTGGAGAGTAATGGCAGGAACTAGAAAGAGAAAGTAGATTTTTATCATATTAGCTTCTCTTCATTGACTTCTTGTTAAAACCagaatcaaattcaaaattattttcttcACGTACGAGATGTTGAATAGTCTGACCCGATCTAATCATAAAGACCTTACAGTGCCATATCAATgcaatagagcactttgctcagctttcaggcccctgtTCTGTGGAACCAggtcccagtttggatttggaaGACACCCTCATAATGTTATGATTAGGCCTAATTCTTTCCCTTTTTATAAACCTTATAGTGAGGGCTGAATGCTCCCTTAGTTACGCTACAATAGGCCTAGGTTGCTAGGGGCTTCCTATGATCCattgtgtgtttcttcttcactcacttttttcacttattatgtgtttatacaACACTCAttagttattaatctctggctcttttcCGTATTGAGTCTTTTGTCTTGCCTTCTGCTTGGTTTTCCTGAGGAAGCTGCCTGGATAGAGTGAGGAGGAGGTGGGAAACATGTTGACAGCTCGCTAGCTATAAATTCACCAAAGTGTTACCTGCACATACTTCACATAAGCAAATCAAATGCAATCAGAAATGATAAGAACTTTGTGTGAGGTATATTGGATATTTTGGGTATTTAAGTTTACACTGGGGGGCAACATGATAACATGGTGGTTAACACTGTTGCTTTACAGCAATAAGGTCCCGAGTTTAATTCCACCGTTAgtccagggtctttctgtgtagagtttgcatgttctccccatgtttgcgtgggttctctctgggtactctggcttcctcccatagtccaaagacatgcagttagtggggataagTTAATTGGTAGCTCTAAATTACTTATGGGTTTGaatatgagtgtgaatggttgtctgtgtctatgtgttagccctgtgacagactggcgacctgtccagggtgtaccctgcctctcaccctaagaAAGCTGGAATGGAATTTAGCACTGTTTAACTTCCCTTTTGTTCATGTAATTTAATCTCCTCTCATTGTTAAATGGTTCCATTCAGATGGCAAAGCTGTGGCACCTCCTGCTCCTGTGTTGGGCATGGAGTCCCCTGTGTCTTCCATCCAGTTTGAGCTTCACTGGTACACCACAGGAGTGTGAAAAGGCTCACTTTGTTCCTGGTTACAACTTGGGTGGTGAAGGCTTTGACATTGTGACGATGGAGAGAAAAGGTGCCTATGTGATCGACACTGAAACATGGAAGATTGGAAATGGTACCTGTAGGATGTACCGTAATGACTACATGAATAGAGAGAAGCAGAAGGTCCCTGTTGCTGTGGTGGACTGGAGAACCCTGCCCAAGTGCAGTTTGAAGGTCTCCAGTGTGGTCTATGATTCTGTTGAAACTCTTGTTAATGACTCGACATCATCTGTATCCAACAACTGGAAAATTGGCCTTGACATCCCGGTAGATCCTTCAGTAACGGTTGGGGTTGGCTTTGGAGGTTCTCACTCAAGAGATTCTACCTTTGCCATGAAAAAGTCAAAACAAGACCGCTACACCTTCTTACGCCATTCGATCAACTGTCATTACTATGGGTGAGTATGTCAGTGGatatttttcttatttgatTAATTTGCTgataatcttttattttttttatttttttatgtatttgttttttttaatttagcatCAATCGTAATTCAAAATCAAATGGTTTCTTTGTCACTGAAGTATTTATTGCATTTACTGCAGTGATGCTAAACACTTTTCCCCCCATAGGGTCACCCAGAACACATACATACAGATCTGGAGTGTGCTGGAATATCATATCATTTTATAAGTTGTGTATTAACATGCTGTATGATGTGAAAAGAGTGCGTTTAAAAAAATCGATTTTCCCGATTCAAGATTTTAGTTTGAATAATGcaatattgattcattaaatcctgaattttGCCAGAGATGCAAGAATCTCAGATTAATGCTCACAATACTATTTcagcaaccaccaaacagctaaaacagaaaatgagagcaggtaaacagattccccccaaaaatgtaaacacaaagcgcagcTCATTCACATATGCGGACATGCCTTTGGGTGCTGAAAGTCAACATCTCATAgactctgaagctgcaggtttcatcactCTCTGACcaaaaattcactgaaccagcggCAAAAGATGATCAAAACTAAGCTTCATGCTTGATAAACATCGTCAtaaattccctcttacttttgttGATAAAATCATACTTCCTgtgcagctctctctctctctgtactacTTCAAAAACTGTTCTGTTCACTgttgtcggccgctgttttttttcttttcaaatatgacctcagacaagaaagcctaatttctgcttttcaataccgaagaaatttaaacttttacaaattctgccaaattgcaaaatgcttagctctgtaactttgctctgcttcacttgagcagcatcaggtaatatTCATATGCTGATTCAtgattttcttccatttttgatctactgcagaatatttgtaAGGTTATCTGCTCTAAAAAGCCAAGCCAGGAAAAACTCTTTGTTTTATCCTTacttactttgacacaaaggcatctgctgtctCACAAGtgccagctttgtttttatacatagatataaaaatatggataatTACTGATAAATGAATCAGAATATTCTGGAATgtctgagtcaaaattgaattgaattgaactggaaTCGAATCAGTTATACAGATCGAAATTAATAACCAGCCCTAGTGAAAAGCATTCAACATGTTACAAAACAGCTGataatgtttcagtttttcattcaATGGCTTAACCGTTATTATTTGGTATAAAAGGTCATGAGTAATGTGTTTGTCAACAGGATTTAAAATTGATGAGGAGGAGTTTCTTGTTCagctaaaattattattttcatcaCTTGCAAGACAGTGCTTCCTGGTGCAAAATAATGTGAAAAGTCTAAAGCTTATTCTTAGCAGTTTTCCATTTTGAAAACCGTGGACCGTGAGTAAAATGTTTGACATCTCTCTGTTGCTGATAGTTGGAATCAGTTTgaattaaagaaaacaacataaaaaataatgtaaattaCGTGGAACTGGACACACAATTAAGTTAAACTTATTTATATGCTTTTCTGTTCCACAGCTACAGACTGGCAACAAGTCCTCCATTGAGTCAGGAATTCCAGTCGACTGTGGACTCCATTCCCCCTTATTCCTCTAAAACTGCATCATTATATCACAATCTGATTGACACTTATGGAACACATTACATCACACAAGTGTCTCTTGGAGGTGAAATTAAAGCAACCACTGCTGTCAGGACCTGCATGGCTACAATGAATGGACTAACAGATACTGATGTTAGTGACTGTTTGTCAGTTGAAGCTTCAGCTACTTTTGCAAATTCTGCCAGTATTAAAGCAGAGTATGAACActgtcagagaaagaaaaagaagttagGGTCTAATCAAAGTTTCAGTAGTTCATTCAATGAGCGACGCACAGAAGGCATTGGTGGAGATATTGATGGAGGTGATATCCTCTTTGTAGGCCAATCTGACCCCTCGGTCTATAAAAACTGGCTCATTTCTCTTAAAACTACCCCTGATGTGGTCCAATACAACTTAAAACCCCTACACACCATACTGCCATTAAATCATCCTGCCAGGGCGGGACTGAAGCGAGAAGTGGAGCAGTACATTAAGAAAAATGCAGTGCTGAAGAAATGTTCAGAAAGCTGTAAGATTGGGCACCGATCAAACGTAAGAGATCCTTGTGCTTGTGTCTGCAACAGTAACCAGAATGTCAAGTCAAACTGCTGTCCTGCTGGGAAAGGTCTGGCAACCTTAAAGGTGTTCAAACTTTATGCAAAGGGTCTGTATGGTGACAGGTGGACTCAGACAGATGGTTCAGTGGAGGTGACATATGGTGATCAGAAAAAGCGCACTGATATTATAAGTAATGATGACAACCCTAAATGGAGAGAAACATTTGAATTTgccaccatcaccatcaacatgAAAGACAAACTTACATTTGCTGTGTATGATGAGGACACTTACTGGAACAGTGATCTGTTAGGCAAGTGTTCATTTGATCTGCAAGCAGGGAAGGTGAGCGACAGCTGCATGCTGAATCATGGGACTTTCTTCTTTTCCTACATCGTAGAGTGTGCACCAAGTCTTGGTGGGAACCAGTGCCAGGAGTATATCCCCTCGCCCATGAGTCCGTCTTTGGCTGAGGTTTTCCACACCAGAAATGGGGTTCTTCTTGGAGAGATTGGGAATAAGTATGAGAAGCCAGTCAATGAGTGACTTTAAAGCCACATGTCATTGTTAGGTAATGAGTCGGTATGGATTTGACGACATACTGAATATCTATGTGCTTGTACTTCAAGGCATTCTGTCTTTAACTTTTAcgtgaaaacatatttttttttaactcaaaacTGTAATGCACTTCCTATGCTTCTTTTTCCATATTCTTTCAACTATGTAGCAATAAACCATGAGCAAAGACAACGCCTGTGTTTCTTTTAAGTTTTCAAAAAAAtactgtgttattttttttgttttgatataACATGGCAATGAAGGGTGTTCTATCCAGTTTTGCATAGAGAGTGCAAAAGTGTGTCATCTATATAAAAAGATTAGAATATTGAATTGAATCTAACATTCACCTTAAACACAAGTAAATGTTTCTGCCAGAAGCAGAAACATCCAATTTAGCATCTAATCAAAACAGCCCATTATAAACTCTAATACTAGGAGACTCATAGATAACCTCGTGGCAATCAGGAGGTTAAACAGAAACAGTAATGAGCCTACCAGGGTTTCACCAGTTTGGaattattaaagtttaaaagGAAAGGACTATGAAGTATTTTTtcttatactttattcatctgCTGTGGGAAATTACTCTCGGCATTTAACCCATACACTCAgggaagcagtgggcagccaccaattcAGCACCCGAGGAGAAGTGTGTCGGGAGGGTACCTTGCTCAGTGGTACCTCAGGTTAGCCGTTCGGTGGATTTGAACTCCCAATCTTCTAATCATGGGGCAAAAATTATCAATGATCATGATCAAAAATGTATCACAGAGTTAGTGAATTCCAATataaagacaaacaaagacatcaAAACAAGCCCCCTGAATAAGATcctttttatataaaaataaaactaatggaCTTACAAACTTTTTATTGCAAGTTTATGTTTGTAACTGTTTATTCAGTTTAATACTGTTTATTCAGTTTCTGTAATGCATCAAGAGGTTACCACAAGCTACAGTTGTCACAGTTGTGTTTTAGGTGTGAGGGAAATTAACTAGTGCACATTGTTGCTGTGGGTGTTAgagcagttaaaaataaaacctgtgGAAAGAGCACAATGGAGTCTTTACTTTTACATCAGTACTATAGCATACTTCAGATTATAGAATATACTGATCTGAGCTGGCTGCTACCTGTCAGGGTAAGATTAcagaattatttcttttttaaagacattcctTGACttgagcatttttcttttttttacttgaatGAACTTACGAATCATGGACTTTAAAGTCTTATTTAGCTGTTCCACCAGACAGTCAA
This window contains:
- the LOC134629825 gene encoding perforin-1-like, yielding MAKLWHLLLLCWAWSPLCLPSSLSFTGTPQECEKAHFVPGYNLGGEGFDIVTMERKGAYVIDTETWKIGNGTCRMYRNDYMNREKQKVPVAVVDWRTLPKCSLKVSSVVYDSVETLVNDSTSSVSNNWKIGLDIPVDPSVTVGVGFGGSHSRDSTFAMKKSKQDRYTFLRHSINCHYYGYRLATSPPLSQEFQSTVDSIPPYSSKTASLYHNLIDTYGTHYITQVSLGGEIKATTAVRTCMATMNGLTDTDVSDCLSVEASATFANSASIKAEYEHCQRKKKKLGSNQSFSSSFNERRTEGIGGDIDGGDILFVGQSDPSVYKNWLISLKTTPDVVQYNLKPLHTILPLNHPARAGLKREVEQYIKKNAVLKKCSESCKIGHRSNVRDPCACVCNSNQNVKSNCCPAGKGLATLKVFKLYAKGLYGDRWTQTDGSVEVTYGDQKKRTDIISNDDNPKWRETFEFATITINMKDKLTFAVYDEDTYWNSDLLGKCSFDLQAGKVSDSCMLNHGTFFFSYIVECAPSLGGNQCQEYIPSPMSPSLAEVFHTRNGVLLGEIGNKYEKPVNE